The genomic interval CATCGCCTGAAACTCTAGATCCACCGTGGTCTGGATGCGCATGCCGCCCCGCAGCAGTTCGTCTGAGCCAAAGCGATCGCTTAATTCTTGTACTACCGCCTCTGTGACATAGGGCGATAGACTGCGCTGGAAGGAGGTTACCTGCCCGAGGACAATAGGCTGGCTACGGGCTGCAGCTTCCTCTGCCGGGGTAATCCAGCCCAGTTGGCGCATCCGCATCAACACCACGGACTGCCGTTCCTTGGCCAACTGATAATCCACAAACGGACTATAGTCCTCGGGCGCTTGGATCAGCCCTGCCATCATCGCCGCTTCCGCCAGGGTGAGTTCAGAGGCAGATTTGTTGAAATAGCTGCGGGCTGCGGTTTCTGCCCCGTAGGAGTTATGCCCCCAATAGACCTGGTTGAGATACATCTCAAATACCTGGTCTTTCTCAAAAATTTGCTCCAGTCGCATGGCCAGCACTGCTTCCGCCAGCTTACGGCTCATGGTGCGTTCTGGGGTGAGGAAGAGGTTTTTCACCAACTGCATGGTTAGGGTTGAAGCCCCTTCCACGGTGCGCCCCTCTTCTAGGTTGCTCAAAAATGCCCGGGCCACACTGGTGGGGTTAATGCCATGGTGCTGAAAAAAGTGGCTGTCTTCAATGGCTAGCACGGCCCGTTTCAGATCGGGTGAAATGTCATTGAGGGTGACGACATCCCGGTTGGCCTCATCGTGGAGACTGTAGAGCAGGGTGCCGTTGATGTCGTAGATATAGGTGGTTTCTGCGGGAATATAGTTGCGCAGCACCCGCACATCGGGCAAGTTCCGAAAGCTCACAGCCAGCCCCACCAGCCCGCCTGCTACCACAGAACTCGTGAGCATGGTGATCCCCAAGAGGGTACCCGTTGTCACTTTCAAGACTGATCCAATGAAATCAGCCGTAGCAAGAAGCGCTGAACTGGAGCGTTTACGTCTGGCAGCCTTTCGGACAGTGTTTGAAGCCACAGGAGTTCTAGCCGTTAACGACACAAGAGGTGGACGGGGGCGGAAGCTCGGAGCGCAGAAGGACTCAGAGCACGGTTGCTGCAGTCCATCAGCCGGAGGAGGAGATGGAGTTCGCAGACAGAGATGTGACGTTCCTTGATCGAAGGGGTATCACTTGCTTCTCATGGTAGCCCGCGCAGTCGGATACAAGACAGGTGAGTTGCAGAATAAGACGATGGCGGAGAAAAATTGGTGTGATGGTCGGAGTTTTGCAATTATAGTAACTTGGCTGAGCAGTTAGGGCATTCTCCCAAAGAATTCGCACGATACTCCATCGCCTAGCCACTCCACGGGGCTCCCCCCGCCATCTGCATGGATTTTGCACCAGGACAAGAAGTATGACGACCGAGCAATCACCCAACGAAACAGAGTCCCTGCCGTGGCTATATCGCGGCACCAGCGAAATTTTTCCAGACCAACCGGCGTCGAAGAATCCGGATGAGTCCTTGGTACAACGTCTGCGGGAGAGCGATCGCCCCCTGCGAGTCAAGCTAGGTATTGATCCCACCGGAGCCGATATCCATCTAGGGCACAGCATTCCCGTGCGCAAACTGCGGGCTTTTCAGGATGCTGGACACACCGCTGTGTTGATCATTGGAGACTTTACCGCCCGCATTGGCGACCCATCCGGAAAATCTGACGTGCGCAAGCAGCTCACCGAGGCGGATGTGGCCCAACATGCTGCCACCTATCTCGATCAGGTGCGCCCCATTCTTGATTTTGAAACCCCTGGTCGTCTAGAAATTCGCTACAACTCTGAATGGCTGGCAGGGCTGGATCTCTCCAAGATCCTCAACCTGCTGACCACCATGACTGTGGGGCAAATGCTGGCCAAGGAAGGCTTTGCTGAACGTTACAAAAACGCTAGTCCCATTTATCTCCATGAATTTCTCTACCCGCTGATGCAGGGCTACGATTCCGTGGCGGTGCAGGCTGATGTGGAGCTAGGCGGCACTGACCAAAAGTTCAATATTGCTGTGGGACGAGATCTGCAGCGCCATTTTGGCATGAGACCTCAGTTTGGCCTGCTGCTGCCCATTTTGCTGGGCACCGATGGCGTGCAAAAAATGTCCAAATCTCTCAATAACTATGTGGGTTTGCAGGAGGACGCCCTGTCCATGTATTCCAAGCTGGAAAAAACACCGGACGCGCTGATTGCCAACTATTTTGAATTGCTTACCCATCTGCCGCTGGATCAACTGCCGGAGAATCCTCGCGATCGCCAAAAATTGCTGGCGCTGGATGTGGTGCAGCAATACCACGGCGAAGCAGCGGCCCTCGATGCCCAGAAAGCCGCTCTGACCCTGGTGCAAGGGCAGGCTGCCCAAGCGGAAGCGGTGCCGGAATTTTCCTTGGCGGATGTGCAGTTTCCCGCGAAGCTGTTCTACATTCTTGGGGTCACGGGCCTGTGCAAAAGCAGCGGCGATGGTCGGCGGCAAATGCAGGGCGGTGCGGT from Leptolyngbya sp. CCY15150 carries:
- the tyrS gene encoding tyrosine--tRNA ligase — its product is MTTEQSPNETESLPWLYRGTSEIFPDQPASKNPDESLVQRLRESDRPLRVKLGIDPTGADIHLGHSIPVRKLRAFQDAGHTAVLIIGDFTARIGDPSGKSDVRKQLTEADVAQHAATYLDQVRPILDFETPGRLEIRYNSEWLAGLDLSKILNLLTTMTVGQMLAKEGFAERYKNASPIYLHEFLYPLMQGYDSVAVQADVELGGTDQKFNIAVGRDLQRHFGMRPQFGLLLPILLGTDGVQKMSKSLNNYVGLQEDALSMYSKLEKTPDALIANYFELLTHLPLDQLPENPRDRQKLLALDVVQQYHGEAAALDAQKAALTLVQGQAAQAEAVPEFSLADVQFPAKLFYILGVTGLCKSSGDGRRQMQGGAVRLDGDRIQDVDLDFSAEELVGKVLQVGKKRFMRLVP